The following are from one region of the Gloeomargarita lithophora Alchichica-D10 genome:
- the der gene encoding ribosome biogenesis GTPase Der, producing the protein MSLPIVAVIGRPNVGKSTLVNRIAGGQSAIVFDQPGITRDRNYRPAFWRDREFLVVDTGGLIFDDDTEFLPQIRQQAMTAMGESQAVILVVDGQTGPTAGDAEIAQWLRQQPLPLLLAVNKCESVTQGLTQAAQFWELGLGEPYPVSAGHGSGVGDLLDALVPHLPSVVGGSAPEPIHVAIIGRPNVGKSSLLNALVGAERAIVSPISGTTRDSVDTLVERDGQSYWLIDTAGIRRKKYVDYGPEFFSINRAFKAIRRADVVLLVVDVTEGVTDQDLKLADRIIQDGRACVLVVNKWDAVTKDSHTLPQVERQLRSRLYFLDWADCIFISAKTGQRVDKILALVQAAAESHRRRVTTAVINEVLADATAWQSPPANRQGRQGRIYYGTQVQSQPPTIALFVNDPKLFKDNYRRYLDHQFREHLGFRGTPVHLLWRGKTERQAQRQAN; encoded by the coding sequence ATGTCCCTGCCGATTGTGGCCGTTATTGGTCGCCCTAACGTGGGCAAATCTACCCTGGTGAACCGCATCGCCGGGGGACAGTCAGCGATTGTCTTTGACCAACCGGGCATTACCCGCGACCGCAATTACCGGCCAGCCTTTTGGCGAGACCGGGAATTTTTGGTGGTGGATACGGGCGGCTTGATTTTTGATGACGATACGGAATTTCTCCCCCAGATTCGCCAGCAGGCCATGACGGCAATGGGCGAGTCCCAGGCGGTGATTTTGGTGGTGGACGGCCAAACTGGACCCACGGCGGGGGATGCGGAAATTGCCCAGTGGTTGCGCCAACAACCCCTACCCCTGCTTTTGGCGGTGAATAAATGTGAATCCGTGACCCAGGGGCTGACCCAGGCCGCCCAATTTTGGGAACTGGGGCTGGGGGAACCCTATCCCGTCTCGGCGGGGCATGGTTCGGGGGTGGGGGATTTGTTGGATGCGTTGGTGCCCCATCTCCCCTCGGTGGTGGGTGGCTCCGCCCCGGAACCCATCCATGTGGCAATTATCGGGCGACCGAATGTGGGCAAATCCAGTTTGCTCAATGCCCTGGTGGGTGCGGAGCGGGCGATTGTCAGCCCCATTTCCGGCACCACCCGCGACAGCGTGGATACCCTGGTGGAACGGGACGGGCAAAGCTACTGGTTGATTGACACCGCCGGGATTCGCCGCAAAAAGTATGTGGACTACGGCCCGGAATTTTTTAGCATTAACCGGGCATTTAAGGCCATCCGGCGGGCGGACGTGGTGCTGTTGGTGGTAGATGTCACCGAGGGGGTCACCGACCAGGATTTGAAATTGGCAGACCGGATTATCCAGGACGGGCGGGCCTGTGTGCTGGTGGTCAACAAATGGGATGCGGTCACCAAAGACAGCCACACCCTCCCCCAGGTGGAGCGGCAACTGCGGAGCCGGTTGTACTTTTTGGATTGGGCGGATTGTATTTTTATCAGCGCCAAAACCGGCCAACGAGTGGATAAAATCCTTGCCCTGGTGCAAGCCGCCGCCGAGTCCCACCGCCGCCGGGTCACCACCGCCGTAATTAACGAGGTATTGGCCGATGCCACCGCCTGGCAATCCCCCCCCGCCAACCGCCAGGGTCGCCAAGGCCGCATCTACTACGGCACCCAAGTCCAGAGCCAGCCCCCCACCATCGCCCTATTTGTCAACGACCCCAAACTTTTTAAGGACAACTACCGCCGCTACCTCGACCACCAATTCCGCGAACATCTGGGCTTCCGGGGCACCCCTGTCCATCTACTCTGGCGGGGCAAAACCGAACGCCAAGCCCAACGCCAAGCCAACTGA